A window of the Microcaecilia unicolor chromosome 5, aMicUni1.1, whole genome shotgun sequence genome harbors these coding sequences:
- the CHCHD1 gene encoding coiled-coil-helix-coiled-coil-helix domain-containing protein 1 — protein MVVSGPGLQAHLRYLASRRNGKPLFRPSRPLVLADRVANRKIRLGEATCITEMSLMMACWKQNNFNDTVCAKEIQSFFDCNAKVQAELRAARLNEKTLGQSGRLPPKQANKLLQRFPNITHEI, from the exons ATGGTGGTTTCTGGTCCCGGTTTGCAGGCCCATCTCCGCTATTTGGCGAGCCGACGGAATGGGAAGCCCTTGTTCAGACCGTCCCGACCGCTGGTCCTGGCCGACCGTGTGGCAAACCGGAAAATTCGGCTGGGAG AGGCCACATGTATCACTGAGATGTCGTTGATGATGGCATGCTGGAAGCAGAACAATTTCAATGACACAGTTTGTGCTAAGGAAATCCAGTCTTTCTTTGATTGTAATGCTAAGGTCCAG GCAGAACTTAGAGCTGCCAGATTAAATGAGAAAACTCTGGGACAGTCAGGGCGCCTACCTCCAAAACAAGCTAACAAATTGCTGCAAAGGTTTCCAAACATCACCCATGAAATTTAA